In Pygocentrus nattereri isolate fPygNat1 chromosome 30, fPygNat1.pri, whole genome shotgun sequence, the following proteins share a genomic window:
- the dtd1 gene encoding D-aminoacyl-tRNA deacylase 1, translating into MKAIIQRVTKASVTVGEEQISSIGRGLCVLLGISAEDTQKDAEYMVRKILNLRVFEDENGRAWSHSVMDKELEVLCVSQFTLQCILKGNKPDFHLAMPAELAQPFYNNILEQMKSAYKPELIKDGQFGAYMQVQIQNDGPVTIHLESPTKPTDAKQLSKLEKQQQRKEKTRPKGSSESGREKGALRSKADPNASSGAEGDVSSEREP; encoded by the exons ATGAAAGCAATAATTCAGAGGGTCACTAAAGCGAGCGTAACGG TCGGGGAGGAACAGATCAGCTCCATCGGGAGAGGGCTTTGCGTTTTGCTTGGGATATCAGCAGAGGACACGCAGAAAGATGCAGAGTACAT GGTGCGCAAGATTCTGAACCTACGTGTATTTGAGGATGAGAACGGCCGAGCATGGAGTCACAGTGTAATGGACAAGGAACTGGAGGTGTTGTGTGTGAGTCAGTTCACACTGCAGTGTATTCTCAAAGGCAACAAGCCTGACTTTCACTTAGCCATGCCTGCTGAATTGGCCCAGCCCTTTTACAACAACATCCTGGAGCAGATGAAGAGTGCTTACAAGCCAGAGCTCATTAAAG atggtcAGTTTGGTGCCTACATGCAGGTGCAAATCCAGAATGATGGACCTGTCACTATTCATTTAGAGTCTCCTACTAAACCAACAGATGCTAAACAG CTTTCAAAActagaaaaacagcagcagcgtAAGGAGAAAACGCGACCGAAAGGCAGCTCTGAGTCAGGAAGGGAGAAGGGTGCCTTGCGCTCGAAAGCGGACCCCAATGCCAGCAGTGGAGCAGAGGGTGATGTGTCTTCAGAAAGGGAACCATAG